Proteins encoded by one window of Sphaerodactylus townsendi isolate TG3544 linkage group LG02, MPM_Stown_v2.3, whole genome shotgun sequence:
- the LOC125425779 gene encoding vitamin D 25-hydroxylase isoform X1, with translation MWFGGQAGEGRAAAAAAVAIALLWLVVLVVRQLLKQRRPVGFPPGPVRLPLIGNIHSLASEQPHIYMKRQSELQGQIFSLDLGGISAIVLNGYDAVKECLVQQSDVFADRPPLPLFKKLTKMGGLLNSRYGRGWTEHRKLAVTSFRNFGYGQKSFECKISEESIVFLEAIDTYKGKPFDLKHLITSAVSNITNLIIFGERFTYEDTEFQHMIEIFSENIELAASATAFLYNAFPWIGAFPFGKHQQLFKNAAEVYAFLLHLIQRASQNRKPQSPRHFIDAYLDEIDKNKNDLESTFSTENLIFSVGEIMIAGTETTTNVLRWAVLFMALYPNIQGQVHKEIDLVVGPNRTPCLEEKCKMPYTEAVIHEILRFCNVAPLGIFHATSKDTVVRGYSIPEGTTVITNLYSVHFDEKYWINPEVFWPERFLDTSGQFVKKEAFVPFSLGKRHCLGEQLARMEMFLFFTSLLQRFHLHFPCSLIPNLKPKLGMTLQPHPYLICAERRC, from the exons ATGTGGTTCGGGGGCCAGGCGGGAGAGGGAAGAGCCGCGGCCGCGGCGGCCGTTGCCATCGCTCTGCTGTGGCTGGTGGTCCTGGTGGTGAGGCAGCTGCTGAAGCAGAGGCGGCCAGTTGGTTTCCCTCCTGGCCCAGTGAGGCTGCCGCTCATTGGTAATATCCACTCCTTGGCGTCGGAGCAGCCGCATATTTACATGAAGAGGCAGAGCGAACTTCAAGGACAG ATCTTTAGTCTTGATCTTGGAGGTATATCAGCTATCGTACTGAATGGCTATGATGCAGTGAAAGAATGTCTTGTTCAGCAAAGTGATGTTTTTGCGGACAGGCCACCTCTTCCTTTGTTCAAGAAGCTCACAAAAATGGGAG GTTTATTAAACTCCAGATATGGCAGAGGCTGGACAGAGCATCGCAAATTAGCTGTAACCAGTTTTCGTAACTTTGGATATGGTCAAAAATCTTTTGAATGCAAAATATCAGAAGAATCAATTGTTTTTCTTGAAGCAATTGATACCTATAAAGGCAAGCCTTTTGATCTGAAACACTTGATTACAAGTGCAGTTTCAAATATTACCAATTTAATTATTTTTGGAGAAAGATTTACATATGAAGACACTGAATTTCAACATATGATAGAAATATTTAGTGAAAACATTGAATTGGCTGCTAGTGCTACAGCTTTTTTATATAATGCTTTTCCATGGATTGGTGCCTTCCCTTTTGGAAAACACCAacagctctttaaaaatgcagctgaAGTCTATGCATTTCTTCTTCATCTTATTCAGCGTGCTTCACAGAACAGGAAACCTCAGTCACCTCGACATTTTATAGATGCCTATTTAGATGAGattgataaaaataaaaatgatctaGAGTCTACATTTTCAACAGAAAACTTAATTTTCTCTGTTGGAGAAATTATGATTGCTGGAACAGAAACAACAACCAATGTTCTAAGATGGGCAGTTTTATTCATGGCTCTTTATCCTAATATTCAAG GGCAAGTGCATAAAGAAATTGATTTAGTTGTGGGGCCAAACAGAACTCCCTGCCTAGAAGAAAAGTGCAAAATGCCATACACAGAGGCAGTCATCCATGAAATTTTAAGATTCTGTAATGTAGCTCCACTAGGTATTTTCCATGCAACTTCTAAAGACACAGTTGTGCGTGGTTATTCTATCCCTGAAGGAACTACAGTAATTACTAATCTCTATTCTGTACACTTTGATGAAAAGTACTGGATTAACCCAGAAGTTTTTTGGCCTGAGAGGTTTTTGGACACTTCGGGACAGTTTGTCAAGAAGGAAGCATTTGTTCCTTTTTCATTAG GAAAACGACACTGTTTAGGAGAACAGCTGGCCAGAatggaaatgtttttattttttacttcattGCTTCAGCGATTCCATTTGCATTTTCCTTGTTCTTTGATTCCAAACCTTAAGCCAAAATTAGGCATGACATTGCAACCTCATCCATACCTTATCTGTGCGGAGAGGCGATGTTGA
- the LOC125425779 gene encoding vitamin D 25-hydroxylase isoform X2 — protein sequence MFLRTGHLFLCSRSSQKWERASQNRKPQSPRHFIDAYLDEIDKNKNDLESTFSTENLIFSVGEIMIAGTETTTNVLRWAVLFMALYPNIQGQVHKEIDLVVGPNRTPCLEEKCKMPYTEAVIHEILRFCNVAPLGIFHATSKDTVVRGYSIPEGTTVITNLYSVHFDEKYWINPEVFWPERFLDTSGQFVKKEAFVPFSLGKRHCLGEQLARMEMFLFFTSLLQRFHLHFPCSLIPNLKPKLGMTLQPHPYLICAERRC from the exons ATGTTTTTGCGGACAGGCCACCTCTTCCTTTGTTCAAGAAGCTCACAAAAATGGGAG CGTGCTTCACAGAACAGGAAACCTCAGTCACCTCGACATTTTATAGATGCCTATTTAGATGAGattgataaaaataaaaatgatctaGAGTCTACATTTTCAACAGAAAACTTAATTTTCTCTGTTGGAGAAATTATGATTGCTGGAACAGAAACAACAACCAATGTTCTAAGATGGGCAGTTTTATTCATGGCTCTTTATCCTAATATTCAAG GGCAAGTGCATAAAGAAATTGATTTAGTTGTGGGGCCAAACAGAACTCCCTGCCTAGAAGAAAAGTGCAAAATGCCATACACAGAGGCAGTCATCCATGAAATTTTAAGATTCTGTAATGTAGCTCCACTAGGTATTTTCCATGCAACTTCTAAAGACACAGTTGTGCGTGGTTATTCTATCCCTGAAGGAACTACAGTAATTACTAATCTCTATTCTGTACACTTTGATGAAAAGTACTGGATTAACCCAGAAGTTTTTTGGCCTGAGAGGTTTTTGGACACTTCGGGACAGTTTGTCAAGAAGGAAGCATTTGTTCCTTTTTCATTAG GAAAACGACACTGTTTAGGAGAACAGCTGGCCAGAatggaaatgtttttattttttacttcattGCTTCAGCGATTCCATTTGCATTTTCCTTGTTCTTTGATTCCAAACCTTAAGCCAAAATTAGGCATGACATTGCAACCTCATCCATACCTTATCTGTGCGGAGAGGCGATGTTGA